The following coding sequences are from one Gossypium hirsutum isolate 1008001.06 chromosome A12, Gossypium_hirsutum_v2.1, whole genome shotgun sequence window:
- the LOC107938580 gene encoding ethylene-responsive transcription factor ESR1 produces MAGPESTTKTTTVITNTDNTTTTMAQPLTKPTRRFVGVRQRPSGRWVAEIKDSSQRVRLWLGTYDTPEEAARAYDEAARALRGENARTNFASVNNSSTQPVISGSNGRQHGLSAFSSLKAKLSKNLQSIMARNGENKSTKSRVSDHFTFASIFHFRNNQYHTNQDQNIHKVVQPSIVVPRIGNEPPPPPPPQPPLSWDSSSVSDCSNEWIGFRQLGLDSDGSDIGEVSFRDHHGFSDEMMGWIDSPDHHHNNISLRLISGDYDDDNHGSRSKRFKVSSSVVVPPTFSGSSYHN; encoded by the coding sequence ATGGCAGGACCagaatcaacaaccaaaacaaCCACTGTCATCACCAACACCGACAACACCACCACCACCATGGCTCAACCACTAACCAAACCAACTCGAAGGTTCGTTGGTGTAAGGCAAAGGCCATCGGGACGATGGGTGGCGGAGATAAAAGACTCATCTCAACGTGTTAGATTATGGCTAGGCACTTACGACACTCCTGAAGAAGCTGCTCGAGCTTACGACGAAGCAGCTCGTGCTCTCCGTGGTGAAAATGCTCGAACCAACTTTGCATCGGTTAACAACTCGTCGACACAACCGGTTATTTCCGGTTCTAACGGCCGACAACACGGACTAAGCGCGTTCTCGTCGTTGAAAGCTAAGTTGAGCAAGAACTTACAAAGCATCATGGCTAGGAATGGTGAGAACAAGTCGACGAAAAGTAGGGTGAGTGATCATTTTACTTTCGCTAGCATATTCCATTTTAGAAACAACCAGTACCACACTAACCAGGACCAGAATATACACAAAGTGGTACAACCGAGTATAGTTGTACCACGTATAGGAAACGAACCACCGCCGCCGCCGCCACCACAACCACCGTTGTCTTGGGATAGTTCTAGTGTTTCGGATTGTAGTAATGAGTGGATCGGGTTTCGACAACTTGGGTTGGATTCGGATGGGTCGGATATTGGTGAAGTTAGCTTTCGTGATCATCATGGATTTAGTGATGAAATGATGGGGTGGATTGATAGTCCAGATCATCATCATAATAATATTAGTTTGAGATTAATTAGTGGTGATTATGATGATGATAATCATGGTTCGAGGAGCAAGAGGTTTAAAGTTTCTTCATCTGTTGTGGTTCCTCCAACTTTTAGTGGATCAAGttatcataattaa
- the LOC107923673 gene encoding protein CELLULOSE SYNTHASE INTERACTIVE 1 — protein sequence MGEGIGNGVSIDVLSAEESLSYARELVPMALVKAREVKGFLSRWKMIVSKLEQIPSCLSDLSSHPFFSKNGLCKEQLQAVSMTVKEAIELADLCLKEKYAGKLKMQSDLDALLGKLDLNLRDVRLLIKTGVLGEATLPELETAGRCRIKELFARLQIGHLEAKHKAVDTLVEVMKEDEKSVLSVIGRINVAALVQLLTATSPRIREKTVTVICSIAESGSCESWLVSEGVLPPLIRLVESGSTVGKEKATISLQRLSMDEETARAIIGHGGVRPLIEICQIGDSVLQTAAASTLKNISAVPEVRQILAKEGVIKVMINLLDCGILLGSKEHAAECLQNLTASNENLRRSVILEDGIRSLLVYLDGPLPQEPAVAALRNLVSSVSTDVLISHDFLPRLLHVLKSGSLGAQQAAASTICRVCTSSEMKKLIGESGCITLLVRMLEAKSNSAREVAAQTLSSLVTVSHNCREFKKDDKTVPNLVQLLDPSPENTAKKYAVSCLSSLSSSKKCKKLMISYGSIGYLKKLSEMETPGAKKLLERLERGKLRSLFVRK from the coding sequence ATGGGAGAAGGTATTGGAAATGGGGTTTCGATCGATGTTCTATCGGCCGAGGAATCGTTGTCATATGCTCGAGAGCTTGTTCCTATGGCACTTGTTAAGGCAAGGGAGGTGAAGGGGTTTCTTAGTAGGTGGAAGATGATAGTTTCGAAATTGGAGCAGATTCCGTCGTGTTTATCGGACTTGTCGAGCCATCCGTTCTTTTCAAAGAACGGTCTTTGTAAGGAACAACTTCAGGCTGTGTCGATGACGGTAAAGGAAGCTATTGAATTGGCAGATTTATGTTTGAAGGAGAAGTATGCAGGTAAGCTTAAGATGCAGAGTGATCTCGATGCGTTATTGGGGAAATTGGATCTTAATTTACGGGATGTCAGACTTCTTATCAAGACCGGTGTACTCGGTGAAGCTACATTGCCAGAATTGGAGACTGCAGGACGTTGTCGTATAAAGGAATTGTTTGCACGGCTTCAAATCGGGCACTTAGAAGCAAAGCATAAAGCTGTTGATACCCTTGTTGAGGTAATGAAAGAGGATGAAAAGAGTGTATTATCAGTTATCGGACGGATTAACGTAGCTGCTTTAGTTCAGTTGTTAACTGCAACTTCACCTCGTATACGAGAAAAGACGGTGACTGTAATCTGTTCGATTGCGGAATCCGGGAGTTGTGAGAGTTGGCTTGTTTCTGAAGGTGTTTTGCCACCTCTCATACGGCTTGTTGAATCTGGTAGCACAGTTGGTAAAGAGAAAGCAACAATTTCATTGCAAAGATTATCGATGGATGAAGAAACGGCCCGAGCAATCATTGGACATGGTGGTGTTCGACCATTGATCGAAATCTGCCAGATTGGAGACTCTGTTTTACAGACTGCAGCTGCTAGTACTTTAAAAAACATATCAGCTGTTCCCGAGGTTCGACAAATACTAGCCAAGGAAGGTGTAATAAAGGTCATGATTAATCTCCTCGATTGCGGGATTTTGTTAGGTTCAAAAGAACATGCTGCCGAGTGTTTACAGAATCTTACAGCCAGCAATGAGAATCTGAGACGGTCTGTTATTTTGGAGGACGGAATTCGAAGCCTATTGGTATACCTCGATGGTCCTTTGCCACAAGAACCCGCAGTTGCAGCCTTGAGGAATTTGGTTAGCTCGGTTTCAACTGATGTCCTGATATCACACGATTTCCTCCCTCGGTTACTTCACGTGCTTAAATCCGGATCATTAGGTGCACAACAAGCTGCTGCATCGACCATTTGCCGAGTTTGCACTTCGAGTGAAATGAAAAAACTGATCGGCGAATCCGGCTGCATCACTCTTCTTGTTAGAATGCTCGAGGCTAAATCAAACAGCGCTCGAGAGGTAGCCGCTCAAACCCTTTCCAGCTTGGTTACCGTCTCTCACAATTGCAGAGAATTCAAAAAGGATGATAAAACTGTGCCGAATCTGGTACAGTTGCTCGATCCAAGCCCTGAAAACACCGCAAAGAAGTACGCTGTTTCATGCCTATCGTCCCTTTCATCAAGTAAGAAATGCAAGAAGCTTATGATCTCATATGGATCAATCGGGTATCTCAAGAAGCTTTCGGAGATGGAAACCCCTGGAGCTAAGAAGCTACTCGAGAGATTAGAAAGAGGAAAACTTAGAAGCTTGTTCGTCCGAAAGTAA
- the LOC107923661 gene encoding F-box protein PP2-A13 — protein MLSSPFIQKLPFSLFFFTKNPSYFWPLMGANISGGGSIDGDETGPPLRPRLDDIPESCAALILARLNPPEICNLARLNRSFRSASLADFIWESKLPSNYKLIVEKVFVEEDRDLMNLKKKDVYARLTKPIPFDGGTKEIWLDKNTGGVCLSMSSKALTITGIDDRRYWNHISTEESRYRTVAYLQQTWWFEVDGELEFQFPAGTYSLFFRLHLGKSSKRLGRRVCNTEHVHGWDIKPVQFQLTTSDGQQVVSRCYLDNPGSWVLYHVGDFNVENSNALTNIKFSLTQIDCTHTKGGLCVDAAFIYPSSVRKEVKLCS, from the exons ATGCTCTCAAGTCCCTTCATTCAGAAACTtcccttttctctcttcttcttcaccAAAAACCCATCATATTTTTGGCCTTTAATGGGTGCCAACATATCTGGTGGTGGTTCAATCGACGGCGATGAAACCGGTCCTCCATTAAGGCCAAGACTCGATGACATACCAGAGAGCTGCGCCGCCTTGATTCTAGCAAGGTTAAACCCACCGGAGATTTGTAACTTGGCTCGATTGAATAGGTCTTTTCGTAGTGCTTCATTGGCTGATTTTATATGGGAATCGAAATTGCCATCAAATTATAAGTTGATTGTGGAAAAAGTGTTTGTTGAAGAAGATAGAGatttgatgaatttgaagaagaaagatgtttaTGCTAGGTTGACGAAGCCTATCCCTTTTGATGGTGGCACAAAG GAGATATGGTTGGATAAGAACACAGGTGGGGTTTGTTTATCAATGTCTTCTAAGGCGTTGACAATTACAGGGATTGATGATCGGAGATATTGGAACCATATTTCCACCGAGGAATCTAG ATATCGAACAGTAGCCTACCTCCAACAAACATGGTGGTTCGAAGTCGATGGAGAGCTCGAGTTTCAATTCCCTGCCGGAACATATTCCCTATTCTTTAGACTCCACCTCGGAAAATCCTCAAAAAGACTCGGCCGTCGGGTTTGCAACACCGAGCACGTCCACGGATGGGACATAAAACCTGTCCAATTCCAACTAACAACTTCGGACGGCCAACAGGTCGTATCTCGGTGTTATTTAGACAATCCAGGGAGCTGGGTTCTCTACCATGTCGGAGATTTCAACGTTGAGAACTCTAATGCATTgacaaacatcaaattttcattgaCTCAAATTGATTGCACTCATACAAAAGGAGGCCTTTGTGTTGATGCTGCATTTATATACCCCAGTAGTGTAAGAAAAGAGGTTAAATTGTGTTCATGA